In Oryza brachyantha chromosome 2, ObraRS2, whole genome shotgun sequence, a single window of DNA contains:
- the LOC102720676 gene encoding uncharacterized protein At2g24330-like has protein sequence MASSPETEAAAAAAVEEEEKGKGKKEEGRRGGGGVLGRMWRALFGGREDYEKRLQYLSKEEAAVHARMRRRTQFSRRAVRNLIVLSVLTEVAAIVYAIMTTRNEDITWQMRAIRVLPMFLLPAVSSVIYSTVVKFTRMLERKDQKTLEKLRAERKAKIDELKERTNYYLTQQLIQKYDLDPAAKAAAASVLASKLGEETGLKVHVGEEPKLDAAVARRNDAEILPSEGLRNRKQSNARGSRTGSTTAAQTSAQGAESSLTSSSGLENVQAPMVVEHFQGSGPSDGGWIAKIAALLVGEDPSQSYALICGNCHMHNGLARKEDYPHITYYCPHCHALNTSKQSTGQYSGSNSGRSTPVAPADGISASSSVLESEVSNMTTIQELKNEENTEKQVVQAS, from the exons ATGGCGTCGTCACCGGAAACGGaggcagccgcggcggcggcggtggaagaggaggagaaggggaaggggaagaaggaggaggggaggaggggcggcggcggggtgctGGGGAGGATGTGGCGCGCGCTGTTCGGGGGGCGCGAGGACTACGAGAAGCGGCTGCAGTACCTGTCcaaggaggaggccgccgtgCACGCGCGGATGCGCCGCCGGACGCAGTTctctcgccgcgccgtccgcAACCTCATCGTCCTCTCCGTCCTCACCGAG GTAGCAGCTATTGTTTATGCCATTATGACTACAAGAAATGAGGATATAACATGGCAAATGAGGGCGATCCGAGTGCTACCGATGTTTCTCTTGCCTGCCGTATCTTCTGTGATATATTCaacagttgtaaaatttaCAAGGATGC TTGAGCGGAAAGACCAGAAGACACTTGAAAAGCTCAGAGCTGAGAGGAAGGCTAAGATTGATGAGCTAAAAGAGAGAACTAATTATTACCTCACTCAGCAGCTTATTCAG AAATATGACCTAGATCCAGCTGCAAAAGCTGCGGCAGCGTCAGTATTGGCATCTAAACTCGGAGAGGAAACTGGCTTGAAAGTACATGTTGGCGAAGAACCAAAACTGGATGCAGCAGTTGCTAGGAGGAATGATGCAGAGATACTACCATCAGAAGGGCTAAGAAACAGGAAGCAATCCAATGCAAGAGGTAGCCGAACTGGAAGCACCACAGCTGCTCAAACTTCAGCTCAGGGAGCAGAATCCAGTCTAACAAGTAGCTCTGGCCTGGAAAACGTACAGGCTCCAATGGTGGTAGAACATTTTCAAGGCTCAGGGCCAAGTGATGGTGGATGGATAGCAAAAATCGCTGCCTTGCTCGTTGGGGAGGATCCATCACAGTCATACGCTTTGATTTGTGGAAATTGTCATATGCATAATG GCTTGGCCAGAAAAGAAGATTACCCACACATTACCTACTATTGCCCCCATTGTCATGCGCTGAACACATCAAAGCAATCCACAGGGCAATATTCTGGCTCTAACTCAGGCCGGTCCACACCAGTTGCTCCTGCTGATGGAATATCTGCTAGCAGTTCAGTACTTGAGAGTGAAGTGAGTAACATGACTACAATTCAGGAGctgaaaaatgaagaaaacacAGAGAAGCAAGTAGTGCAAGCAAGTTGA
- the LOC102720952 gene encoding uncharacterized protein LOC102720952 isoform X1 — protein sequence MRRRTVAAFRRVRVGDQIQGGSRFAQNTRPNRSRLATGGSDYQKLLAGARGKLLAAWVWFGWVGEASARRTPPPLLLLACYRRRRAPDERRRRARREEGHRTLAAAAAAMDRGVEVMGCVCRIKNCAVELLAMKEDLVIGMDDDDRDLFWGDLRLKTTFLYIDLSRVISSGESDERREALTLLTNKLFYFLEELTDALTSGGSVSFTKLCYGDAAQALREVVAFLAPPQ from the exons atGAGAAGAAGAACCGTCGCGGCTTTTCGCCGTGTCCGCGTAGGAGATCAAATTCAAGGAGGGAGTAGGTTTGCACAAAACACGCGCCCCAACCGTAGTCGTCTCGCCACGGGCGGATCAGATTACCAGAAATTACTCGCGGGGGCCAGAGGAAAGTTACTCGCGGCTTGGGTTTGGTTCGGTTGGGTGGGCGAAGCGAGCGCAAGACGaactccccctcctcttctgCTGCTGGCTTGCTACCGACGCCGCCGGGCGCCGGACGAACGACGgagaag GGCTCGCAGGGAGGAGGGACACCGAACACTTGCAGCGGCTGCAGCTGCAATGGACCGAGGGGTGGAGGTGATGGGGTGCGTCTGCCGGATCAAGAACTGCGCCGTCGAGCTGCTGGCGATGAAGGAGGATCTGGTGATTGGtatggacgacgacgacagggACTTGTTCTGGGGGGATCTCCGGCTGAAGACCACCTTCCTTTACATTGATCTGAGCCGCGTGATCTCCTCCGGCGAGAGCGATGAACGCAGGGAGGCGCTGACCCTGCTCACCAATAAGCTCTTCTACTTCTTGGAAGAG CTGACCGATGCGCTGACGAGCGGAGGAAGCGTCTCCTTCACGAAGCTGTGCTACGGCGACGCCGCTCAGGCTCTCCGTGAGGTCGTCGccttcctcgcgccgccgcagtAG
- the LOC102720952 gene encoding uncharacterized protein LOC102720952 isoform X2 → MSLNNIQKRARREEGHRTLAAAAAAMDRGVEVMGCVCRIKNCAVELLAMKEDLVIGMDDDDRDLFWGDLRLKTTFLYIDLSRVISSGESDERREALTLLTNKLFYFLEELTDALTSGGSVSFTKLCYGDAAQALREVVAFLAPPQ, encoded by the exons ATGAGCCTCAACAACATTCAGAAAAG GGCTCGCAGGGAGGAGGGACACCGAACACTTGCAGCGGCTGCAGCTGCAATGGACCGAGGGGTGGAGGTGATGGGGTGCGTCTGCCGGATCAAGAACTGCGCCGTCGAGCTGCTGGCGATGAAGGAGGATCTGGTGATTGGtatggacgacgacgacagggACTTGTTCTGGGGGGATCTCCGGCTGAAGACCACCTTCCTTTACATTGATCTGAGCCGCGTGATCTCCTCCGGCGAGAGCGATGAACGCAGGGAGGCGCTGACCCTGCTCACCAATAAGCTCTTCTACTTCTTGGAAGAG CTGACCGATGCGCTGACGAGCGGAGGAAGCGTCTCCTTCACGAAGCTGTGCTACGGCGACGCCGCTCAGGCTCTCCGTGAGGTCGTCGccttcctcgcgccgccgcagtAG
- the LOC102720952 gene encoding uncharacterized protein LOC102720952 isoform X3 — MDRGVEVMGCVCRIKNCAVELLAMKEDLVIGMDDDDRDLFWGDLRLKTTFLYIDLSRVISSGESDERREALTLLTNKLFYFLEELTDALTSGGSVSFTKLCYGDAAQALREVVAFLAPPQ; from the exons ATGGACCGAGGGGTGGAGGTGATGGGGTGCGTCTGCCGGATCAAGAACTGCGCCGTCGAGCTGCTGGCGATGAAGGAGGATCTGGTGATTGGtatggacgacgacgacagggACTTGTTCTGGGGGGATCTCCGGCTGAAGACCACCTTCCTTTACATTGATCTGAGCCGCGTGATCTCCTCCGGCGAGAGCGATGAACGCAGGGAGGCGCTGACCCTGCTCACCAATAAGCTCTTCTACTTCTTGGAAGAG CTGACCGATGCGCTGACGAGCGGAGGAAGCGTCTCCTTCACGAAGCTGTGCTACGGCGACGCCGCTCAGGCTCTCCGTGAGGTCGTCGccttcctcgcgccgccgcagtAG
- the LOC102721239 gene encoding uncharacterized protein LOC102721239 yields the protein MQMSTNPNHYTAFPHSFCNQHVVSFQTSTITNGSGTIPVCPATSGGMNGNLTMLNATPSTIVSTASPNMLADNQSLKYAAPMAVDWSYPELQLLNDGLLKYANEPGIMKYIKIAAMLPEKTVRDVAMRCQWMAKKERAPRRKKSDEHSLGKKTKDRKDKMVESSWATNQHVRTTDVISSSDVACNNVHDNQFQSGASEIDRAMLNVLEENAQLLKKIGENIMTSQAHNNIDLFHHARRNIIDLLQSMSQMPGIMSEMPPLPVSMDDRLANYILPAVNLAQVFGSSHFRS from the exons ATGCAGATGTCAACAAATCCTAACCACTATACGGCATTTCCACATTCATTCTGCAACCAACATGTGGTCTCATTCCAGACAAGCACAATTACCAATGGCTCAGGAACCATACCAGTTTGCCCAGCCACTTCGGGAGGGATGAACGGCAATCTGACAATGCTGAACGCTACACCTTCAACTATTGTTTCAACTGCTTCACCAAATATGCTTGCTGATAACCAGAGCCTCAAGTATGCAGCACCGATGGCCGTGGATTGGTCATATCCTGAGTTACAACTGCTGAACGATGGCCTCCTTAA ATATGCAAATGAACCGGGAATCATGAAGTATATCAAGATAGCAGCTATGTTACCAGAGAAGACAGTAAGGGATGTAGCCATGAGATGCCAATGGATGGCG aaaaaggaaagagctCCAAGACGAAAGAAGAGTGATGAACATTCTCTTggaaaaaagacaaaagatcGAAAG GATAAAATGGTGGAGTCCTCATGGGCTACCAATCAACATGTTCGGACAACAGATGTTATAAGTTCTTCCGATGTGGCATGTAATAATGTTCATGATAATCAATTTCAGTCTGGAG CCTCTGAAATCGATCGTGCGATGCTTAATGTATTGGAAGAAAACGCTCAGCTTCTCaaaaaaataggagaaaatATTATGACATCACAG GCTCATAACAATATCGATCTATTCCATCACGCAAGAAGGAACATCATTGATCTTCTACAAAG CATGAGCCAAATGCCTGGGATAATGAGCGAAATGCCCCCATTGCCAGTTTCAATGGATGACAGGCTAGCTAATTACATACTCCCTGCGGtcaatttg GCACAAGTTTTTGGCAGCAGCCATTTCAGGAGTTAG